A window of the Dickeya dianthicola NCPPB 453 genome harbors these coding sequences:
- the uspE gene encoding universal stress protein UspE produces the protein MAKYQNLLVAIDPNQDDQPALRRAVYLVQRLGGRIKAFLPIYDFSYEMTTLLSPDERIEMRQGVIAQRTEWIAEQCKYYLDAGIVIDIKVVWHNKPYEAMIQEVIAGKHDLLLKMAHQHDRLEAVIFTPTDWQLLRKCPCPVWMVKDQPWPEDGCALVAVNLASEDPYHDPLNIKLVSETLDLARQVNQTEVHLVGAYPVTPINIAIELPDFDPGVYNGAIRGQHLLAMKSLRQKFNLDERVTHVEKGLPEEVIPDLAEHLRAGVVVLGSLGRTGLSAAFIGNTVEHVIDHLTCDLLAIKPDDFVSPVTQQGEAGNSAEKV, from the coding sequence ATGGCGAAGTATCAGAATTTACTGGTAGCTATCGACCCTAATCAGGATGACCAGCCCGCGTTACGGCGGGCCGTTTATCTGGTCCAGCGACTTGGTGGCCGTATCAAGGCATTTTTGCCTATCTACGATTTTTCCTACGAAATGACCACCCTGCTCTCTCCGGATGAAAGAATAGAGATGAGACAAGGGGTTATCGCCCAACGAACCGAATGGATTGCGGAACAGTGTAAATACTATCTTGATGCGGGAATCGTTATCGATATCAAGGTGGTCTGGCATAACAAACCTTATGAAGCCATGATTCAGGAGGTGATTGCCGGTAAACACGATTTATTGCTCAAAATGGCCCATCAGCACGACCGGCTGGAAGCGGTGATTTTCACCCCCACCGACTGGCAGCTGTTACGTAAATGTCCCTGCCCGGTCTGGATGGTAAAAGATCAGCCGTGGCCGGAAGATGGCTGTGCGCTAGTCGCAGTCAATCTGGCCAGCGAAGACCCGTATCACGATCCGCTCAACATCAAACTGGTGTCGGAAACGTTGGATCTGGCTCGCCAGGTTAACCAAACAGAGGTCCATCTGGTCGGCGCCTATCCGGTCACCCCCATCAATATCGCCATCGAATTGCCTGATTTCGACCCCGGCGTTTACAATGGCGCCATTCGCGGCCAGCACCTGCTGGCGATGAAATCACTGCGACAGAAATTCAACCTGGACGAACGGGTTACCCATGTGGAAAAAGGGCTGCCGGAAGAAGTTATTCCCGATCTGGCGGAACATTTGCGAGCTGGCGTGGTGGTGCTGGGGTCACTGGGGCGAACCGGTCTGTCCGCCGCGTTCATCGGCAACACGGTGGAACATGTTATTGACCATCTGACATGCGATCTGCTGGCTATCAAGCCGGACGATTTTGTCTCTCCGGTGACTCAGCAGGGAGAAGCCGGCAATTCGGCTGAAAAGGTCTGA
- the pntB gene encoding Re/Si-specific NAD(P)(+) transhydrogenase subunit beta, with product MSGGLVTAAYIVAAILFIFSLAGLSKHETSRQGNIFGMSGMTIALLATILGPNAGNVGWVIAAMAIGGAIGVYLARKVEMTEMPELVAILHSFVGLAAVLVGFNSFIGEGDIADPIMENIHLTEVFLGIFIGAVTFTGSIVAFGKLRGLISSKPLMLPNRHKLNLLALVLSFLLLLAFVKTGSVAMQVFALLLMTLIALAFGWHLVASIGGADMPVVVSMLNSYSGWAAAAAGFMLSNDLLIVTGALVGSSGAILSYIMCKAMNRSFISVIAGGFGTDGSSTGSDDAVGEHRETSAEEVAELLKNSTSVIITPGYGMAVAQAQYPVHDITAKLRARGINVRFGIHPVAGRLPGHMNVLLAEAKVPYDIVLEMDEINDDFTDTDTVLVIGANDTVNPAAQEDPHSPIAGMPVLEVWKAQNVIVFKRSMNTGYAGVQNPLFFKENTEMLFGDAKESVQAILKAL from the coding sequence ATGTCTGGAGGATTAGTGACGGCAGCGTATATCGTTGCTGCAATTTTGTTTATTTTCAGCCTGGCTGGCTTATCCAAACACGAGACGTCCCGTCAGGGGAACATTTTCGGCATGAGTGGGATGACAATTGCGCTGTTGGCAACCATTCTGGGGCCGAACGCCGGCAACGTGGGGTGGGTCATCGCGGCAATGGCGATTGGCGGCGCTATCGGCGTGTATCTGGCTCGCAAGGTGGAAATGACCGAGATGCCGGAACTGGTGGCGATTCTGCACAGCTTTGTCGGTCTGGCGGCGGTGCTGGTCGGTTTCAACAGCTTTATCGGCGAAGGCGATATTGCTGACCCGATCATGGAAAATATCCATCTGACCGAAGTGTTTCTGGGGATTTTCATCGGTGCGGTGACCTTTACCGGCTCGATCGTCGCGTTTGGCAAACTACGCGGTCTGATTTCATCCAAACCGCTGATGTTGCCTAACCGCCATAAGCTGAATCTGCTGGCGCTGGTATTGTCATTCCTACTGTTGCTGGCGTTTGTCAAAACCGGCAGCGTAGCAATGCAGGTGTTTGCGCTGTTGCTGATGACACTGATTGCGCTGGCGTTTGGCTGGCATCTGGTGGCGTCTATCGGCGGCGCGGACATGCCGGTGGTGGTGTCCATGCTGAACTCCTATTCAGGTTGGGCCGCGGCAGCCGCTGGCTTCATGCTGAGCAACGATCTGTTGATCGTCACCGGTGCGCTGGTGGGCTCTTCCGGCGCCATTCTGTCCTACATCATGTGTAAGGCGATGAACCGGTCGTTCATTAGCGTGATTGCCGGCGGTTTCGGTACCGACGGTTCCTCCACTGGCAGTGATGACGCGGTTGGCGAACATCGTGAAACCTCGGCGGAAGAGGTGGCGGAACTGCTGAAAAACTCCACGTCGGTGATCATTACGCCGGGGTACGGCATGGCGGTGGCGCAGGCGCAGTACCCGGTGCATGACATTACCGCCAAACTGCGGGCACGCGGCATCAACGTGCGTTTCGGTATTCACCCGGTCGCCGGGCGTTTGCCTGGACATATGAACGTTCTGCTGGCGGAAGCCAAGGTTCCTTACGACATCGTACTGGAAATGGATGAAATCAATGATGATTTCACCGATACCGACACCGTACTGGTGATTGGCGCCAACGACACCGTCAATCCGGCGGCGCAGGAAGATCCGCACAGCCCGATTGCCGGTATGCCGGTGCTGGAAGTGTGGAAAGCGCAAAACGTTATCGTGTTCAAACGGTCGATGAATACCGGCTATGCCGGTGTGCAAAACCCGTTGTTCTTTAAGGAAAATACGGAGATGTTGTTTGGCGACGCCAAGGAAAGCGTTCAGGCGATTCTGAAAGCGCTGTAA
- the pntA gene encoding Re/Si-specific NAD(P)(+) transhydrogenase subunit alpha, which produces MRIGVPKERLANEARVAATPKTVEQLLKLGFEVAIERGAGKLASFDDAAYEQAGATILDTAAVWQSDILLKVNAPLDEEVELTRAGSTIISFVWPAQNPALLETLAARQVTVLAMDSVPRISRAQSMDALSSMANIAGYRAIVEAAHEFGRFFTGQITAAGKVPPAKVLIIGAGVAGLAAVGAAGSLGAIVRAFDTRPEVKEQVKSMGAEFLELEFEEDAGSGDGYAKVMSEAFIKAEMALFAAQAQEVDIIVTTALIPGKPAPRLITKEMVQGMKPGSVIVDLAALTGGNCELTVADRVTVTENGVKIIGYTDLPSRLPTQSSQLYGTNLVNLLKLLCKEKNGEIDIDFDDNVIRGVTVIKAGEITWPAPPIQVSAQPQQAKPAAAAIAQKDATPAPLWRKFIFIAIAIVLFGWLANVAPKEFLSHFTVFALSCVVGYYVVWNVSHALHTPLMSVTNAISGIIVVGALLQIGHGGWVSFLSFIAVLIASINIFGGFTVTQRMLKMFRRN; this is translated from the coding sequence ATGCGTATTGGTGTACCAAAAGAGAGGTTGGCCAATGAAGCCCGTGTCGCAGCCACGCCAAAAACGGTGGAGCAACTGCTGAAACTGGGCTTTGAGGTCGCCATTGAGCGTGGGGCTGGAAAGCTCGCCAGTTTTGATGATGCGGCTTACGAGCAAGCCGGCGCGACGATTCTGGATACGGCGGCTGTCTGGCAGAGCGATATCCTGCTCAAGGTTAACGCCCCGCTGGATGAGGAAGTGGAACTGACCCGTGCTGGCAGCACGATTATCAGCTTCGTCTGGCCGGCACAAAACCCGGCATTGCTGGAAACGCTGGCGGCGCGCCAGGTAACGGTGCTGGCGATGGACTCCGTTCCCCGTATTTCGCGCGCCCAGTCTATGGATGCGCTGAGCTCGATGGCGAACATTGCCGGCTATCGCGCCATTGTTGAAGCCGCACATGAATTCGGGCGTTTCTTCACCGGCCAGATCACGGCGGCAGGCAAGGTGCCGCCCGCCAAAGTGCTGATTATCGGCGCCGGTGTGGCTGGTCTGGCCGCGGTTGGCGCCGCAGGCAGTCTGGGCGCCATTGTGCGTGCGTTTGATACCCGTCCGGAAGTGAAAGAGCAGGTTAAAAGCATGGGCGCCGAGTTCCTGGAACTGGAATTCGAAGAAGACGCCGGCAGTGGCGACGGCTATGCCAAGGTGATGTCTGAAGCCTTTATCAAGGCTGAAATGGCATTGTTCGCAGCGCAGGCGCAAGAGGTGGATATTATTGTCACCACCGCGCTGATTCCTGGTAAACCGGCGCCGCGGCTGATCACCAAAGAGATGGTGCAGGGCATGAAGCCCGGCAGCGTGATTGTCGACCTGGCGGCCCTGACCGGCGGCAACTGCGAGTTGACCGTCGCCGATCGGGTCACGGTGACGGAAAATGGCGTGAAAATCATCGGTTATACCGATCTGCCGAGCCGGTTGCCGACGCAATCTTCACAGCTGTATGGCACCAATCTGGTTAACCTGTTGAAACTGCTGTGCAAAGAGAAAAACGGCGAGATTGATATCGATTTCGACGACAACGTCATCCGTGGCGTGACGGTTATCAAGGCCGGTGAAATCACCTGGCCGGCGCCGCCGATTCAGGTTTCCGCTCAGCCGCAACAGGCCAAACCGGCCGCCGCGGCCATTGCGCAGAAGGATGCTACGCCCGCGCCGCTCTGGAGAAAATTCATTTTCATCGCTATCGCTATTGTGCTGTTTGGCTGGCTGGCGAATGTGGCGCCGAAAGAGTTCCTGTCGCACTTCACCGTGTTTGCGCTGTCTTGCGTGGTTGGGTACTACGTGGTCTGGAACGTCAGTCACGCGCTGCATACGCCGTTGATGTCGGTCACCAATGCCATTTCCGGCATTATTGTGGTGGGCGCGTTGTTGCAAATTGGGCATGGTGGGTGGGTATCATTCCTCTCGTTCATCGCCGTGCTGATTGCCAGCATCAATATTTTCGGCGGGTTTACCGTCACTCAGCGCATGCTGAAAATGTTCCGCAGAAATTAA
- the ydgH gene encoding DUF1471 family protein YdgH has translation MKLKTSVVASTLLSIVAFSAQAAQELTPEKAESLKPFERITFLGRYDAIYEAASDASKKADERGAAAFYIQSTSEVNGGRWAVTVDLYHKDAPEATKDTNYREFSGVKELPKDDAVRLEPYDTVTVTGYFGNQPEVNEAIGKAAKQKNAYSFYIVRQVDINSSGATQSITAFVYKKDAPKRQVQSPDAIPADSEAGKAAIAAGGATASKVEIPGVATSSSLSSKVGNFFQTQSSSVGSRYSVTLSDGTKIQELNNATAAQMAPFDSITFRGSFSSPTDISEAVAKRVAKKGAKFYHITKEWQENGDHYTISADLYK, from the coding sequence ATGAAGCTGAAAACTAGCGTTGTTGCATCCACTCTTTTATCAATAGTAGCGTTTTCGGCGCAGGCTGCGCAGGAACTTACGCCAGAGAAAGCAGAATCACTAAAACCCTTTGAGCGTATTACCTTTTTAGGTCGTTACGATGCCATTTACGAAGCCGCGTCCGATGCCTCTAAAAAGGCGGATGAGCGCGGTGCGGCTGCTTTTTATATTCAAAGCACCTCGGAAGTGAACGGCGGGCGCTGGGCCGTCACCGTGGATCTGTACCATAAGGACGCGCCGGAAGCGACCAAAGACACCAACTACCGCGAATTCAGCGGCGTGAAAGAGCTGCCGAAAGATGACGCGGTACGTCTGGAACCCTATGACACGGTCACGGTCACCGGCTATTTTGGCAACCAACCGGAAGTGAATGAAGCTATCGGTAAAGCAGCCAAACAGAAAAACGCCTATTCCTTCTACATCGTGCGTCAGGTCGATATCAATTCCAGCGGCGCAACCCAGTCCATCACCGCTTTTGTCTACAAGAAAGATGCGCCGAAGCGTCAGGTGCAAAGCCCCGATGCCATTCCGGCAGATTCCGAAGCCGGCAAGGCAGCGATTGCCGCTGGCGGCGCGACCGCCTCTAAAGTGGAAATTCCCGGCGTGGCGACCTCTTCCAGTCTGAGCAGTAAGGTGGGTAATTTCTTCCAGACCCAGTCTTCATCTGTTGGCTCGCGTTATAGCGTCACCCTGTCCGATGGCACGAAAATTCAGGAACTGAATAACGCGACGGCGGCACAGATGGCGCCGTTTGACTCCATTACCTTCCGCGGCAGTTTTAGCAGCCCGACCGATATCTCTGAAGCGGTAGCGAAACGAGTGGCGAAAAAAGGCGCCAAGTTCTACCACATCACCAAAGAGTGGCAGGAAAATGGCGATCACTACACCATCAGCGCCGATTTGTACAAATAA
- the kdsA gene encoding 3-deoxy-8-phosphooctulonate synthase translates to MNNKVVNIGDIPVANSLPFVLFGGMNVLESRDLAMRICEHYVTVTQKLGIPYVFKASFDKANRSSIHSYRGPGLEEGMKIFQELKQAFGVKIITDVHEAQQAQPVSEVVDVIQLPAFLARQTDLVEAMAKTGAVINIKKPQFISPGQVGNIVDKFREGGNEQVILCDRGSNFGYDNLVVDMLGFNVMKQVSHGAPVIFDVTHALQCRDPFGAASGGRRAQVAELARAGMAVGIAGLFIEAHPEPNSAMCDGPSALPLAKLEPFLQQMKAIDELVKNFPELDTSN, encoded by the coding sequence ATGAACAATAAAGTGGTTAACATCGGAGATATCCCGGTTGCCAACTCTCTGCCGTTTGTGCTGTTTGGCGGTATGAATGTGCTCGAATCCCGCGATCTGGCGATGCGGATTTGCGAACACTATGTCACGGTAACGCAGAAACTGGGCATTCCCTATGTCTTCAAGGCCTCTTTTGATAAGGCGAACCGCTCCTCTATCCACTCTTACCGTGGTCCGGGTCTGGAAGAAGGGATGAAGATTTTCCAGGAACTGAAGCAGGCTTTTGGCGTGAAAATCATTACCGACGTGCATGAAGCGCAGCAGGCGCAACCGGTATCCGAGGTGGTGGATGTGATTCAACTGCCGGCGTTCCTCGCCCGTCAGACCGACCTGGTGGAAGCGATGGCGAAAACCGGCGCAGTCATCAACATCAAGAAACCGCAGTTCATCAGCCCGGGGCAGGTGGGCAATATTGTGGATAAATTCCGCGAGGGCGGCAACGAGCAGGTGATTCTGTGCGATCGCGGCAGCAACTTTGGTTATGACAACCTTGTCGTCGATATGCTGGGCTTTAATGTCATGAAGCAGGTTTCCCACGGTGCGCCGGTGATTTTCGATGTCACCCACGCGTTGCAATGCCGCGACCCGTTCGGCGCTGCGTCTGGCGGACGTCGTGCGCAGGTGGCTGAGCTGGCGCGTGCCGGCATGGCGGTCGGGATTGCAGGGTTGTTTATTGAAGCCCATCCCGAGCCGAACAGCGCTATGTGTGACGGCCCTTCCGCTTTGCCGCTGGCTAAACTGGAACCGTTCCTGCAGCAGATGAAAGCCATCGATGAGCTGGTCAAAAACTTCCCAGAACTGGATACCAGCAACTGA
- the sirB1 gene encoding invasion regulator SirB1, whose amino-acid sequence MSSIVDFEFNQSLLSEGVILVSQSIRRDFSAQEVRQNLQQLVEEARATISADLDQDQQLEQLIALFFHTWGFGGAGGVYHLSDVLWLDNVLATRQGMPVSLGIIFLHIANQLGLPLMPVIFPTQLILRADWLDDEMWLINPLNGDTLSEHVLEVWLKGNIGLSARLMDSDLDEAENVMIVRKLLDTLKVALMEEKQMELALRASEAVLQFDPEDPYEIRDRGLIYAQLECDHIALSDLSYFVEQCPEDPVSEMIKVQIHSIEQKQIVLH is encoded by the coding sequence TCTTAAGTGAAGGCGTGATTCTGGTTTCCCAGTCAATACGCCGCGATTTTTCCGCGCAGGAAGTGAGACAAAATCTGCAGCAACTCGTTGAAGAAGCGCGGGCGACCATCTCCGCCGATCTGGATCAGGATCAACAACTGGAACAGCTTATTGCGCTCTTCTTCCATACCTGGGGCTTTGGCGGCGCCGGCGGCGTTTACCATTTGTCCGACGTACTGTGGCTGGACAACGTACTGGCGACCCGACAAGGGATGCCGGTGTCGTTGGGCATTATCTTCCTGCATATCGCCAATCAGCTGGGGTTGCCGCTGATGCCGGTGATTTTCCCGACCCAACTGATTTTACGCGCCGACTGGCTCGACGATGAAATGTGGCTGATTAATCCGTTGAACGGCGACACGCTGAGCGAACACGTGCTGGAGGTGTGGCTTAAAGGCAACATTGGTCTTTCCGCTAGGCTGATGGACAGCGATCTGGATGAAGCGGAAAACGTGATGATCGTCCGCAAACTGCTGGATACGCTCAAGGTCGCGCTGATGGAAGAGAAACAGATGGAGTTGGCGCTGCGCGCCAGTGAAGCCGTGCTGCAGTTCGACCCGGAAGATCCGTATGAAATCCGTGACCGTGGCCTGATTTACGCACAACTGGAGTGCGACCATATCGCCTTGTCAGACCTGAGCTATTTCGTGGAACAATGCCCGGAAGATCCGGTTAGCGAAATGATCAAAGTGCAGATCCACTCCATCGAGCAGAAGCAGATTGTGCTGCACTAG